The window GGCCCGCCCGCCCGACACGTTCGCGGGGTCCAGCACGAAGCGCCGGTCACTGAGGATGGTCCGCACGTCCTCGTCGTCGACGAAGAGGACGGCCTTCTGGGTGTCCACGAACAGGGCCGGCGCCGAGCCGCCCGCGGCCCGGACCCGGTCGATCACGGAGTGGGGGTCGGCGGTGAACTCGGGGGAGCGCAGGTCGATCAGTTCGTCGGACGGGGTCGCGGCTGTCATGGGCCCTCCTCTGGGGCTCAGGTGGAGCGTGTCGTCTGTTTCTGCCGGGTGATCTCCTCGTGCAGGCGCTCGTCCAGCGCGGAGAAGAGCGCCAGGGCCCTGTCCCGGGCCCGGCGGGTGTCCTCCGGGGAGGCGTCCTGTTCCAGGAGCAGTCGGATGCTCCGGGCCATGAGCTCGGCGCGCGTGCCGTGGTCGGGCACGTGCATGCCCTGGCTCTCCAGCACCGGGGGTGTGACCAGGTGGCCCATGACCAGGGAGTTGTAGGCGTACAGCTGCTCGTCGGGGGCGCGGTCGGCGTTCAGCAGGCCGTGTTCGCGCAGGATGTCCCAATAGGTCCGCAGCGCCCTCTGCCGCTCCCGGACGGTGTCGCCGACCAGGGAGGCCGCGTTCCGGGAGAGGTTGCCCAGGGACTCCGTGCCGTTGGAGAACAGCGCGCGGATGGTCGGCGAGTCCAGGTGGAACAGGTAGAGGGCGCGGGCGACCTCGCTGGGTCGGACGTTCTCGGGTGAGGCGTGCATGGAGTCCAGGATCCGGCGCAGCACGCCGAGCTGCGCCCGCATGACCACCGTGAGGAGAAGCGCCTCCTTGGTGGAGAAGTGCAGGTAGACGGTCCCCTTGCCGATCTTGGCCCGCCGGGCGACGTCCTCGATGGTGATCTTGCGGTGCCCCCAGGCGACCATCAGCTCCTCCGCCGCGTCCAGGATGCGGTCGGCGCGCAGTTCGCGCTCGCTGGCGGTCGGGGATGTGGATGGGGCCACGGTGTACTCCTGCGAGTCGAGGGCGTGCGAGGTGTCGCTGACCACGCGTGTTGACGCCGATGACCATATCTCCACCTCCCTTCCCCTGACTGTGTGACCAATTTTGAAATCTGGTCACACAGTCAAAGTAGATCACCGGGCGGGCCGGGGCAAGGGTTTTCGGGAGGGAAAGCGGGAGCGGGCCGTGGCAGACGGACGGCCGGGCCCTTCGCGGGCCCGGCCGTCACGTGTGGGCGGGTGTGCGGCGGAGGCGGATCCGCCGCGGGGTCAGCGCGCGGAGCGGGGCACCCAGGTCGACACGTCCACCAGCGCCTCGCCCGGCTCCTCCGAGGTTCCCGACAGCGCCCGCTCCACCTGGGCCAGAGCGCGTTCCACCAGGTCGGGGGAGTCGTAGGGGAGCCAGCGCACCCGCGGGTCGCGCCGGAACCACGACTCCTGGCGGCGGGCGAACCGGCGGGTGGCCTGGGCGGTGTCGGCCTTGGCCTCCTCCTCGGACAGGGCGCCGTCCAGCTGGGCGAGCGCCTGCGCGTAACCGAGTGCGCGCGAGGCGGTCCGGCCCTCGCGCAGCCCGAGCTTGTCCAGCTCGCGGACCTCCTCCAGCAGGCCCTGCTCCCACATGCGGTCCACACGGGTGCCGATGCGCTCGTCCAGCTCGGTGCGCGGAGCGGTCAGGCCGATCTGCGTGCACGGGTAGAAGGAGGTGTGGTCGGGCAGGTTCGCGGTGAACGGCTCCCCGGTCAGCTCGATGACCTCCAGGGCGCGCACGATCCGCCGCCCGTTGCCCGGCAGGATGGCACGGGCCGCCGCGGGGTCGGCCTCGGCCAGACGGGCGTGCAGGACGCCCGGGCCGACGTCGCCGAGCTCCGCCTCCAGGCGCGAGCGGACCGCGGGGTCGGTGCCGGGGAAGTTCAGGTGGTCCAGGACCGAGCGCACGTACAGACCCGAACCGCCGACCAGGACGGGAAGGACGTCGCGGTCGGCGCACTGCTCGACGCGGTCGCGGGCCATGTCCTGGTAGCTGGCCACGTCCGCGGGCTCGCTGACCTCCCACACGTCGAGCAGGTGGTGGGGCACCCCGCGTCTCTCGGCGTCGGTGAGCTTGGCGGTGCCGATGTCCATGCCGCGGTAGAGCTGCATGGAGTCGGCGTTGATCACCTCGCCCCGGCGTCCCGTGCGCTCCTCCAGCCGCAGGGCCACCTCGACGGCCAGGTCCGACTTGCCCACAGCGGTCGGGCCGACGACCGCGATCACCTTGATCATCCCTCCAGCGTAGTCAGCCCCGGGCCCGGCCCGACCGCGGAGCGGGACCGGGGAGGTGGTCGTGCGCGCCTAGGATGGTCGGCATGCGATTCGCCAAGGGCCACGGAACAGAGAACGACTTCGTGATCCTCCCCGACCCCGACGGGGAGCTCGACCTCACGGAGGAGGCCGTCCGCCTGCTGTGCGACCGCCGGGCCGGGATCGGCGCGGACGGCGTCCTGCGGGTGGTGCGCACGCGCGCCCTCGGCGAGGCCCTCGCCCCGGCCGCCCGCACGGCCGAGCGCTCCGAGTGGTTCATGGACTACCGCAACGCCGACGGGAGCGTCGCCGAGATGTGCGGCAACGGTGTGCGGGTCTTCGCCCGCTACCTGCTGCACGCCGGGCTCGTCGAGGGCGACCGCTTCGAGGTGGGCACCCGTGACGGAGCCAAGGAGGTCCAGGTGGAGGCCGACGGCGGCATCACCATAGACATGGGCCGGGTGGAGATGCAGGGGACCTCCTCCGCCAAGCTCGCCCGGCAGGTGGTGCACGGTGAGCAGATCTCCGTGGGCAACCCGCACCTGGCCTGCGAGGTGACCGTGCCGGTCGCCGAGGTGGACCTGGGCGAGCTGCCGGTGCTGGACGTGGAGGCCTTCCCCGCCGGGGCGAACGTGGAGGTGTACCGCGAGGTGGCTCCGGGTGTGCTGGAGATGCGCGTGTACGAGCGCGGTTCCGGGGAGACCCGCTCCTGCGGGACCGGGATCGTCGCCGCCGCTGCCGCAGCCACGCCCCGCGGGGAGGGCGCGACCTGGAGGGTGCGGGTCCCGGGGGGCGAGTGCACCGTCTTCCTGGACGCGGACGGCGCGAGGCTGAGCGGCCCGGCCGTCATCGTGGCCGAGGGCGAGACGAACCTGATCTGACCCCGCGCCGGCCCGCGCGTCGGCGCGGGGCGGGCCGGCGCCCTGCCGGGGTTCGCGCGACGCCCCCGGCCACGCGCACCGGGCCGCCCGGACCGGCTTCCCCGCCCCGGGGGGCGGAGCGCCGGTCCGGGCTCCCGGCGGGGGTCTGCCGGGCGTCCCGCCTCAGCTTCCGGGGCGCGCGCCGACCTCCTCCACCCAGCCGGACCAGACGAAGGACCGGTAGGACGTGGTCACCGGTAGTTCCAGTCCGTGCTGGGCCAGGGAGCCCTCACCGCCCTCCTCCTCCAGCACGGTGGCGTCACGGTAGAGCAGGTCCCCGGTGTCGGGGGCGAAGAGGTAGCGGTAGCGCGTCACCTGGTCGGGCTCCGCGACCCGCACCTGGAAGAGTTCTCCCTCACGGGCCAGGGGGTCGCGCGTGCCCCCCGCGTACTCGACGCCGGGAAGCCCGGCCAGGACCCCCATGAGGGCCGCCTCCTCGGCCCCGTCCAGGGGGCGGTGGTCGTAGAGGTTGTTCAGGGCGTTGACGAGGGCGGCGTCGGTCGCGGGGGCCTCCCCGCTCCAGGCGACGAGGACGTCGGCCATGGCCCCGGCCCCGGTGGGCAGCTCCTCGGGGAACAGCAGGACCGGATCCAGCCTCTCCTCCACGTCCTCGGCCTGCCGGTCGAGAAACTCCCGGTGCTCCTCCGCGTCGCCGGCGGTGTCCTCGGCCGCGCCCGGGGTGCTGACCGCGCGGGTGTCGCCCTCGGGGTCCTGCCAGTGCTGCCACTGGTAGGGGATGAACCCCGCGCTGTGCAGGTCCTCGTCGCTGGGCTCCTCACCGGTGTAGCTGGTGACGGCGAGCAGTTCCACACCGGAGGAGGAGACGTAGGCGACGTCGCCCTCGCCCGGGGCGTCACCGCCGTTGCGGGCGGTCTCGGCCAGGGCGAGCAGCCGCTGCTCACCGGGCTCGGGGGCGGAGCCGACCACCTCCAGGGGGGTGGGCGGCGCGGCGTAGGCTGCGGGGACGCCGACGGGGTCCCCGGAACCGGTGCCGAGGACGAGCACGGCGGCGGTGGCGGCGGCCGTGAGGGCGGCGGCGCCGGCCAGGGCCGGGGGGCGGAGCCACAGGGGGCGGCGGGCGGGGGTGTCGTTCATCAGGGTGATGGCCTTCGTCCGTGCGCGCTGGCGGTCGGCGTGGCCGACCGTCTCCCCGGCGCGCGGGTCGGTGTCGTTCAGGAGCGCGCGAAGCGCGGTGACGTCGTCCACGAGGCGTCCTTCCTGTCCTCGGCGGGGTGTGCGGTGTCGTCCATGAGCGCCTGGAGGCGCTTGCGGGCACGGTGCAGCCGTCCGCGCGCGGTCACGGGTGAGCAGCCCACCACGCGCGCGGCCTCGCGGCTGCTCAGGCCCTCCCAGGTCACGAGCATCACGAGCTCGCGGTCGGTGCCGGAGAGCCGGGCCAGGGCGCTCAGGGCCGTCTGGCGGCGGACGACGCGCTCGGCGTCGTCCTGGGAACCGCCCCAGGCCTCCTCCGGGGGAGGGGGGACCTCACCGCGCTTCCTGACCTCGCGCAGCTTGGCGAGGGTGATACGGCGGGCGCAGGCGTACAGCCAGGGCAGTTCCCGGCCCTCGGGCACCCCCGTCCGCCGTCGCCAGGCGACCGCGAAGGACTCCGAGGCCACGTCGTCGGCCAGATCGGGGCCGACCCTGCGGCGGGCGTAGTCGTACACCGCGTCGTAGTACCGCTCGAACAGCGCGTTGAACGCCGTGTGGTCGGGTGGGTCGCTGTTGTTGTCGCGCACCATCGGCAGCTCCTCTCTCCCCCTTGTGTCGCCGGAGCGGCCGTTGTTCGGGGGGAGGACGGGAAAACCGCCGGAACGTATGTGGTGTGCGTCACCAGGGCGGGGGCGGGTCGGCTCAGCGGCGTCCCAGCAACCGCGCCACGGTCAGCCCCCGCAGGGAGGCGTCCAGCACCCGCGCGGTGTGGGTCACCGCCACCGGAGAACCCGCGCGGTCCATGGCGGAGGCTATCTGGAGAGAGCACCCCGGGTTCCCCGACACCAGGACGTCGGCGCCGGTGGAGGCCACGTCCCGCCCCTTGCGGTCGCCGAGCTCGCGGGCGGCCCCGGGCTTGAGCAGGTTGTACACCCCCGCCGAGCCGCAGCAGATCTCGCCGTTGGGCAGGTCGGACACGCGCAGCTCCGGAATCCCCGCGAGCAGGGCCCGGGGCGGCCGGGTGACGCCCTGGCCGTGGGAGAGGTGGCACGCGTCGTGGTAGGCCACGTGCAGGGGGAGGGGATGGCGCTCGGCCCGCGGCCCCAGCTCCACCAGGAACTCGGTGAGGTCCGCGACCCGCTCGGCCTGGGCCCGCCCCCGGCGCACCCAGGCCGGGTCCGCGCCCGCCTCGGTCAGGGTGCGGTCGAAGTGCTTCATGCTGGACCCGCACCCGGCCGAGTTGACCACGATCCGGTCCACCCGCTCGCGTTCGAACACCTCGATCAGGCTCCGGGCGAGGTCGGCCGACTCCTCCATCCGCCCGGCGTGCCCGGACAGGGCCCCGCAGCAGCCCTGGGCGCGGGGGATCACCACGTCGCAGCCCTCCAGAGCCAGCACCCGCGCGGTCGCGGTGTTGACCTCGGGGAAGAACGCCCCCTGCGCGCAGCCCACCAGCATGCCCACCCGGGCCCGCGCCCGCCCCACCGCGGGCACCAGCTCCGGCAGCGCGGGAGGGGGAGACGACAGCGGCGGCGAGATGCGCTCCATGGTGGCCAGGGCGGGGGAGACCCGCTCCAGCAGCCCCGTGCGCCGCACCAGCGAGGAGACGCCGCTGGCCTGGTAGGCGCGCAGCGGCCCGCGCAGCAGCCCCAGCCTGCGCCGGTACGGGAACAGCGCGAAGATCGCCCCGCGCAGCGCCCGCTCGCCCGCGGTCCGCTCGTGCTCCCTCTCCACCCGGTGCCGGGTGGTGTCGATGAGCGCGTCGTAGGCCACCCCCGACGGGCAGGCGGACACGCACGCCAGGCAGCCCAGGCAGTTGTCGAAGTGCCCGACCGCGGTCTCGGTCAGCACGTCCTCGGTGTGCGTCTGCGCCATCAGGTGGATCCGCCCGCGCGGCGAGTCCATCTCCTGGCCCCACAGCACGTGGGTGGGACAGGTGGGCAGGCAGAAACCGCAGTGGACGCAGTCGTTGAGCAGATCGGAGAACAGCCGGTCGCGCTCGTCCGCGGTCGTCGGGTCGGTCACGGGCCCTCCCAGGGTGTTCGCACGTGTTCAGATGCCGCCCGCGAAGCGCCCGGGGGCCAGGCGGTGTCCGGGGTCGAGGGAGTCCTTGACCGCCCGCATCAGCGGGAGTCCGGGCACCTCGCCCCACAGGTCCACACCGGCGGCGTGGACGTGCGGTTCCGCGCGCAGCAGGGTCATCGTCCAGCCGGGCACCGAACGCACGCCGTCGAGCGCGGCCGCCACCTCGGCGGCTCCTGTGCCCGGCGGGAAGGACGCGTACAGCGCCCCCGCCCGGGCCGAGCCGGTGACGCCCGCGCCGGACAGCTCGTGCACCCGCACCGCGGCCCGGACGCTCTCGGCGGGCGGCACCGACACCAGGGCGAGCGTGCCCTCGGCGGGCAGCACGCCCCAGCCCTCGGGCAGGGCGTCGGCCACGTCGGGCTCCGCGCCGGCGGCCGCGGCGATCTCGGCCGTCCGCGCCCCGAGGCCGTCCGGGGTGCCCTCCAGCACCACCCGCAGGCTCGCCGAGGGCCAGTCCAGTTCGACCGCCGCGGGCGTCGCCGTGCACCCGCGCAGCGCCGTCAGCAGGCGCTCGGCGTGCTCCGCGTGGGACGCCGGGAGCGTCAGCACGCGCAGGGCCCGGGGGAGCGGGTGCAGGCGGAAGGCCACCGAGGCGATCACGCCCAGGGTGCCCAGGCCGCCGGTGTGCAGCTTGGCCAGGTCGTACCCGGCCACGTTCTTGACCACCCGGCCCCCGCTGCGCGCCACCACGCCGTCGGCGCGCACCACCGTCATCCCGATGACCAGGTCGCGCAGCGCCCCGGTGAGCAGGCGGCGCGGACCGCTCACGCCCGTGGCCACCATCCCGCCCACGGTGCCGCCCACGCGCACGGGGTCCGCCGACAGCCGCTGCCCGGCGGCGGCCAGCACGTCGTACAGTTCGGCCACGGGGGTCCCCGCGCCCACCTCCACCACCAGGTCGCCCGCGATGTGCTCGGTCCACGACAGGTCGGCGGTGTCCACGAGCAGGTCCAGCCCGCGCGGGAGACCGCCCCAGTCCAGGGCCGTGCCCCCGCCGCGCGCGACGACGGTCAGCCCCTCCCGGGCGGCGGACGCCATGACCCGGGCCAGGCCCCGGGTGTCGGCGGGACGCGCCACGCGTGCGGGGACCAGGCCGCCCACCGCGTCGGCGTCGGTCCCCTCCCGCAGGGCCCCGTCCCGGGCGTTCGGCCCCTCGACGAGCGTCACGCGTTCTCCCCCCGTGTTCGTGGTCCGTCCGCGCCTCAGAACTGCTCGGCCCTTCCCGCCTCCACCAGCGGGTGCACCCCCGTGCGCACCCCGGGCCGCTCACCGCACAGGCGCGGGGTGGGCAGCAGCTTGTCCGGGTTGGCGATCCCGTCCGGGTCCAGGGCCCGGCGGAACAGGTCGAAGGTGGCCAGGTCGTCGGGGCCGTACATGCGCGGCATCTTGCACGCCTTGTCCACGCCCACCCCGTGCTCGCCGGTGATGGAGCCGCCGTGCTCGATGCACAGGTCGAGGATGGCGCCGGAGACCTCCTCGGCCCGCTCCGCCGCGCCCGGCTCGGCGTCGTCGAAGAGCACGAGCGGGTGCAGGTTGCCGTCCCCGGCGTGGAAGACGTTGGCGACGCGGATGCCCGAGGCGGCCGACAGTTCGGTGATGCGCCGCAGCACCTCGGGCAGGGCCGTGCGCGGGACGACGCCGTCCTGGACGATGTAGGCGGGGCTGATCCGGCCGACGGCGGCGAAGGCCGACTTGCGGCCCTTCCAGATCCGGGCGCGTTCGTCGGCGTCGCTGGCGGTGCGGGTCTCGAAGGCGCCCGCCTCCGCGCACAGCCGGACGACCTCGGCGAGCTGGGCCTCGACCTCCGCGGCGGGCCCGTCCAGCTCCACGACCAGCACGGCCGCGGCGCCCGCGGGGTAGTCGCAGGCCACGGCCCTCTCGGCGGCCTCGATGGCCAGCGCGTCCATCATCTCCACGGCCGAGGGCAGCACCCCGGCGGAGATCATGGAGCTGACCGCACGGCCTCCCGCGTCCATCGAGGCGAACGCCGACAGCAGGGTGACGGTGCGTTCCGGCGACCGGGTGAGGCCGACGGTGATCCGGGTGGCCACGCCCAGGGTGCCCTCGGAGCCGACGAAGGCCCCGACGAGGTCGTAGCCGTGCGCGCCGGGGTTCTTGCCGCCCAGGCTCACCTGCTCGCCGGAGGGGGTGACGATGTCCAGGCCGCGCACGTGGTTGACGGTGAACCCGTACTTGAGGCAGTGGGCGCCGCCGGAGTTCTCGGCGACGTTGCCGCCCACGGAGCACACCTGCTGGCTGGAGGGGTCGGGCGCGTAGTAGTAGCCGTGGGGCGCGGCGGCGCGGGTGACGTCCAGGTTGGCCACACCGGGTTCGACGACCGCGCACTCGTTCTCGACGTCGATCTCCAGGACGCGGCGCATGCGCGAGGTGACCAGCAGGACGCCCTCGGTGTGGGGGAGCGCTCCCGCGGACAGGCCGGTGCCCGCGCCGCGCGGGACGAAGGGCACGCCGTTCTCGGCGCACAGGCGCACGACGGCGGCGACCTGGTCGGCGGTGGTGGGCAGCACCACGACGCCGGGAAGGGCGCGGTGGTGGGGCAGCCCGTCGCTCTCGTAGGTGCGGCGCTGGGCCGCGTCGGTGAGGACACCGTCCTCGCCGCAGATCCGGCGCAGCCGCGGGACGAGCCCGGCCACGGCCGCCTGCGCCGTATCGGTCTCGGACATGGGCGCCTCCCGGTTCCACCTGCGCGGACACGGACGGTCCCGCCCGCTGGCGGACGCGACCTCGCAAGGTGAACGTACGACTGCACCCCTCGCCTAGGCAAGGGGTGCAGTGGAAGTTGCCTTCCGTCTTATGAAATCAATGCCGGGCTACGGCATGCGCTCGTAGGCGGGCAGCGTCAGGAAGTCGACGTACTCGTCGGCCAGGGCCACCTCGGTGAACAGCTCGCCGGCCTGCTGGTACAGGTCCTCGTCGAAGTCCGCGCCCAGCTGTTCGCGGATGGCGGCGAGCTCCTCGTCGATGATCCCCCGGACCAGGTCGGCGGTGACCTTGGGGCCGTTGTCGAGCGTGATGTCGTTGTGCAGCCACTGCCAGACCTGGGAGCGCGAGATCTCGGCGGTCGCGGCGTCCTCCATGAGGTTGTGGATGGCCACCGCGCCGTTGCCGCCCATCCACGTCGCCAGGTACTGCAGGGCGACGTTGACGTTGCCGCGCAGGCCCGCGAGGGTGACGCCGCCCGGGGTCCTGTCCACGGCCAGCAGGTCCTCGGCCGAGACCTCGACCTCGGGGCGCTGCTTGTCGATCTGGTGGGGGCGCTCGCCCAGGACGCCGTCGAAGACCTCCATGGCCACCGGGACCAGACCCGGGTGGGCGACCCAGGAGCCGTCGAAGCCGTCGCCGGACTCGCGGGACTTGTCGTCGCGGACCTTGGCGAAGGCGGTCCTGTTGACCTCCTCGTCCCTGCGGGAGGGGATGAAGGCCGCCATGCCGCCGATGGCGTGGGCGCCGCGCTTGTGGCAGGTCTTGACCAGCAGTTCGGTGTAGGCGCGCATCATCGGCGCGGTCATCGTGACGGCGTTGCGCTCGGGCAGCAGGAACCTGCGGCCGCGGGTGCGGTGCGTCTTGATGATGCTGAACAGGTAGTCCCAGCGGCCCGCGTTGAGGCCCGCGGAGTGCTCGCGCAGCTCGTAGAGGATCTCCTCCATCTCGAACGCGGCCGGGATGGTCTCGATGAGGCAGGTCGCGCGGATGGTGCCGCGCGGGATGCCCAGGCGCTCCTGGGCCAGGACGAAGACGTCGTTCCACAGGCGCGCCTCGAGGTGGCTCTGCATCTTGGGCAGGTAGAAGTAGGGTCCCCTGCCCTTGTCGATCTGGCGCTGGGCGCAGTGGAAGAAGTAGAGGGCGAAGTCCAGCAGGCCGCCGCTGACGCGCTGGCCGTCCACGAGGACGTGCTTCTCGTCCAGGTGCCAGCCGCGCGGGCGCACGACGACGGTGGCGAGCTCGCCGTCCTCCTTCAGGGCGTAGGTCTTGCCCTGGGGGGAGGTGAAGTCGATGGTGCGGTCGAGGGCGTCGCGCAGGTTGAGCTGGCCCCCGATCATGTTCTCCCACAGCGGGGTGTTGGCGTCCTCGAAGTCGGCCAGCCACACCTTGGCGCCGGAGTTGAGCGCGTTGATGGTCATCTTGCGGTCGGTGGGGCCGGTGATCTCCACGCGGCGGTCCGTGATGCCCGGGGCGGGAGGGGCGACCCGCCAGCTGTCGTCCTCACGGATGTGCTTGGTCTCGGGGAGGAAGTCGAGGTCGGCCCCGGCCGAGATCTGCTCCTGCCTGGCCGCCCGGGCTTCGAGGAGCTCCTGGCGGCGCGCCTCGAAGGCGCGGTGCAGCTCGGCGACGAGGGCGAGGGCGTCCTCGGTGAGGATCTCGTCGAACCGTTCGTGGAGGGGGCCGGTGATCTCGACCCCGTGCGTGGCGCCCATGGAAAACCTTCCGCAATACGAAATAAGCTTTTGGTATGTGGAAAACGAAGCTACCGTCCGGTTCGCGGACGGTCAACGTCGCGCGTGTCTCACTGACCGGGGAGTTTCCCTGGTTGGGAAGGTCGCAAAAACTTCTCCCGCGACTTCGGCGCCCGTCGTCGGGACGGACACGGGATCCGGCCCCGATCCCGTGGAGTGTCGTGCCCGCCGTGCCCTGCGATAATTCAGGTGCCCTCGCGAAGGTGAGATGCCACCATCGACAGGGCGCCCGCCACCGCCCGGTCGCGGGAAGAATCGCGGCGGCGGCCACGTTGACCCACCTGGAGGGATATGAATACAGCTGACACCCGCGGAAGCGTCCACGACGGCCACGAGGCCGAGGACGCGTTCCGCGAGGCGATCACCGTCGGGGACGGGGTCGACGCACACGACGCGTCCCGCGAGGCCAAGGCCACCGGCGGCGACCGCTACGACGACCCGGACAACGCCCCCGACCAGGGCGAGATGGAACTCGCCGAGCGCCACGCGCTGCGCCGGGTTCCGGGACTGTCCACCGAACTCACCGACGTCACCGAGGTCGAGTACCGCTCCCTGAGGCTGGAGCGCGTCATCCTCATCGGCGTGTGGACCAGCGGCTCACAGGCCGACGCGGACAACTCGCTCACCGAGCTCGCCGCCCTGTCCGAGACCGCGGGCGCGCTCGTGCTGGAGGGGGTCACCCAGCGTCGGTCCAAGCCCGACCCCGCCACCTACGTCGGCAAGGGCAAGGCCGCCGAGCTGCGCGACATCGTGGAGGCCACCGGCGCCGACACCGTGATCTGCGACGGGGAACTCACCCCCGGCCAGCTGCGCCAGCTGGAGGACGTGGTCAAGGTCAAGGTGATCGACCGCACGGCCCTGATCCTGGACATCTTCGCCCAGCACGCGCGCAGCAGCGAGGGCAAGGCCCAGGTCGAACTCGCCCAGCTCAGCTACCTGCTGCCGCGACTGCGCGGCTGGGGTGACGCCCTGTCCCGTCAGGCGGGCGGCTCCGGCGGCGGTGGCGCGGGCGGCGGCGTGGGCCTGCGCGGCCCGGGTGAGACCAAGATCGAGACCGACCGCCGGCGCATCAACGACAAGATGGCCAAGCTGCGCCGCCAGCTCGCCCACATGCGCACCGCCCGCGACGTCAAGCGCGACGTCCGGCGCACCCGCTCGGTGCCGTCCGTGGCCATCGCCGGGTACACCAACGCGGGCAAGTCGAGCCTGCTCAACCGGCTGACCGGCGCCGGAGTCCTGGTCGAGAACGCCCTGTTCGCCACCCTGGACCCGACCGTGCGCCAGGCCCGCACGCCCGACGGCCGCGGGTTCACGCTCAGCGACACCGTCGGCTTCGTCCGGCACCTGCCGCACCAGCTCGTGGAGGCCTTCCGCTCCACCCTGGAGGAGGTCGCCGACTCCGACCTGGTCCTGCACGTGGTCGACGGGTCCCACCCCGACCCCGAGAGCCAGATCAGCGCGGTCCGGCACGTCTTCGCCGACATCGACGCCGGTGACGTGCCCGAGCTCATCGTGGTCAACAAGGTGGACGCCGCCGACCCCGACGTGCTCAAGGCGCTGCGCACCCGCTACCCGGACATGGTCGAGGTGTCGGCCCGTACCGGCGAGGGCGTTCCCGCGCTGGTGGAGGCGGTCGCCGCGGCGCTGCCCGAGCTGGCGCACGAGGTGCGGGCGCTCGTCCCGTACTCGCGGGGCGACCTCATCGCCCGGATCCACGAGGAGGGGCGCATCCTCAGCGAGGAGCACACCGCCGAGGGCACGGCGATCCACGCCTTCGTGCCGGCCCTGCTCGCGGGCAGACTCGACGAGTACACGCCCAGCACGGCCTGAGGCACGCGCGGTCCGCCGCGCACGGCCGGGGCGCTCCCCACGGGGCGCCCCGGCCTCGCCGTGTCCGGGGGCGGGTCCCGACGGCGCACGAACGCGCCCCGGTGAGGCGGGCACACGCGAACACCCAGCTCACCGAGGTCGCCGGTGGCACCGATCACCCGGTGTGCCCGTGACCTTTGTTGGGAGGGCGTCCTATTAGTCCTCCCGGGGAGGTGTACACGGAGTCCGCGGATGGACTACGGTTTTGGAGCACTGGCCGACAGTGGCTGCTGTCCCGCGACAGCCGACCCCTCTGCCACTGTCACGGCACCGCGGCGGCCGCAGGCCGCTCCCCACCGGCTCTGTCGGACCGCTCCAGATACGAGGTCGCCATGTCCGCCCGTGTATCCCACGACCGTGTCCCGCAGCCGCACCGGCGGACCTGACCGGCGAGGGCGGACGACCCCATGACGGCGGTACTCCTCAGCAACATCGGTCGGCTGTGGACCGGGAGCGAGCTGATCACCAAGGCCGCGCTCCTGATGGACGACGACCGGGTGGCCTGGGTCGGGCCCGCCGCCGAGCTCCCCCAGAGCATTCCGGGCGTGGTGGACGACCTCACCGACGTCGACGACGTCGTCAACATCGGCGGCGGCATGATCACCCCGGGGCTGATCGACGCCCACTGCCACCCGGTGTACGCGGGGGACCGCTACGCCGAGGTCAACATGTGGGCCAAGGGCGCCTCCAAGGGGGACATCTTCGCGGCCGGGGGCGGTGTCTCCACCACCGTCACCATCACCCGGGGTACCGATCCCTGGACCCTGTGCAACGCGGTCCGCGAACGGCTCCGGCACTGGGTGCTGACCGGCACCACCACCGTGGAGGCCAAGACCGGCTACCACCTGACCAGGGACGGCGAACTGGCCGACGTGCGCCTGCTGCGCTCCCTGGAGGAGGAGCCGGGCATGCCGCGCCTGCACGTCACCTTCTTCCCCGCGCACGGGGTGCCGCCCGAGTTCTTCGGCAGACCCAGGGA is drawn from Nocardiopsis dassonvillei subsp. dassonvillei DSM 43111 and contains these coding sequences:
- a CDS encoding RNA polymerase sigma factor, whose protein sequence is MVRDNNSDPPDHTAFNALFERYYDAVYDYARRRVGPDLADDVASESFAVAWRRRTGVPEGRELPWLYACARRITLAKLREVRKRGEVPPPPEEAWGGSQDDAERVVRRQTALSALARLSGTDRELVMLVTWEGLSSREAARVVGCSPVTARGRLHRARKRLQALMDDTAHPAEDRKDASWTTSPRFARS
- a CDS encoding (Fe-S)-binding protein encodes the protein MTDPTTADERDRLFSDLLNDCVHCGFCLPTCPTHVLWGQEMDSPRGRIHLMAQTHTEDVLTETAVGHFDNCLGCLACVSACPSGVAYDALIDTTRHRVEREHERTAGERALRGAIFALFPYRRRLGLLRGPLRAYQASGVSSLVRRTGLLERVSPALATMERISPPLSSPPPALPELVPAVGRARARVGMLVGCAQGAFFPEVNTATARVLALEGCDVVIPRAQGCCGALSGHAGRMEESADLARSLIEVFERERVDRIVVNSAGCGSSMKHFDRTLTEAGADPAWVRRGRAQAERVADLTEFLVELGPRAERHPLPLHVAYHDACHLSHGQGVTRPPRALLAGIPELRVSDLPNGEICCGSAGVYNLLKPGAARELGDRKGRDVASTGADVLVSGNPGCSLQIASAMDRAGSPVAVTHTARVLDASLRGLTVARLLGRR
- a CDS encoding CU044_5270 family protein, translating into MDDVTALRALLNDTDPRAGETVGHADRQRARTKAITLMNDTPARRPLWLRPPALAGAAALTAAATAAVLVLGTGSGDPVGVPAAYAAPPTPLEVVGSAPEPGEQRLLALAETARNGGDAPGEGDVAYVSSSGVELLAVTSYTGEEPSDEDLHSAGFIPYQWQHWQDPEGDTRAVSTPGAAEDTAGDAEEHREFLDRQAEDVEERLDPVLLFPEELPTGAGAMADVLVAWSGEAPATDAALVNALNNLYDHRPLDGAEEAALMGVLAGLPGVEYAGGTRDPLAREGELFQVRVAEPDQVTRYRYLFAPDTGDLLYRDATVLEEEGGEGSLAQHGLELPVTTSYRSFVWSGWVEEVGARPGS
- the miaA gene encoding tRNA (adenosine(37)-N6)-dimethylallyltransferase MiaA, yielding MIKVIAVVGPTAVGKSDLAVEVALRLEERTGRRGEVINADSMQLYRGMDIGTAKLTDAERRGVPHHLLDVWEVSEPADVASYQDMARDRVEQCADRDVLPVLVGGSGLYVRSVLDHLNFPGTDPAVRSRLEAELGDVGPGVLHARLAEADPAAARAILPGNGRRIVRALEVIELTGEPFTANLPDHTSFYPCTQIGLTAPRTELDERIGTRVDRMWEQGLLEEVRELDKLGLREGRTASRALGYAQALAQLDGALSEEEAKADTAQATRRFARRQESWFRRDPRVRWLPYDSPDLVERALAQVERALSGTSEEPGEALVDVSTWVPRSAR
- the dapF gene encoding diaminopimelate epimerase, producing MVGMRFAKGHGTENDFVILPDPDGELDLTEEAVRLLCDRRAGIGADGVLRVVRTRALGEALAPAARTAERSEWFMDYRNADGSVAEMCGNGVRVFARYLLHAGLVEGDRFEVGTRDGAKEVQVEADGGITIDMGRVEMQGTSSAKLARQVVHGEQISVGNPHLACEVTVPVAEVDLGELPVLDVEAFPAGANVEVYREVAPGVLEMRVYERGSGETRSCGTGIVAAAAAATPRGEGATWRVRVPGGECTVFLDADGARLSGPAVIVAEGETNLI
- a CDS encoding TetR/AcrR family transcriptional regulator gives rise to the protein MVSDTSHALDSQEYTVAPSTSPTASERELRADRILDAAEELMVAWGHRKITIEDVARRAKIGKGTVYLHFSTKEALLLTVVMRAQLGVLRRILDSMHASPENVRPSEVARALYLFHLDSPTIRALFSNGTESLGNLSRNAASLVGDTVRERQRALRTYWDILREHGLLNADRAPDEQLYAYNSLVMGHLVTPPVLESQGMHVPDHGTRAELMARSIRLLLEQDASPEDTRRARDRALALFSALDERLHEEITRQKQTTRST